A window from Maridesulfovibrio ferrireducens encodes these proteins:
- a CDS encoding TolC family protein: MFQATFNIICILFVICAPFSPLNGNAYAVTPDLKTKPELNSNTVKQDPSNSLNELSTQIAQKDSVPAQKTPLNALSQINIDEEYISADDINFFDTNATPIKRKSTANQTGPSVSNATQTEAAKPEITQNATASTTADPASTDKGAVLTLHEACRLAVLHHPLIDRALATRQEEEANYNISKSVYYPRIDFQANLGPKHDLKTDITEYGDSSVSMTQTIFNFGGLQDEVASARLKADSARLRFARTNEDIAALTINSYLTILQAKQLLRVYENSLQFYQKLLETFWERYNAGISSKADAQKVEVSLKSTESQLVIQNEQFKTAKVLLENIIKQSVADIEPNVNLLKVGILGNAEDSYSRALNFNISLRATQAEIESQKMVISAKSTEYLPSLGYKLQAKNEMQQHNDDKNSFDAQLTLNWNLFNGFATDEKIKKEEAILKRLEATKHTTELEIKNILDNAFNSYDSSAKEYQLAKEAYDSSIYLMSLYLSEFDLGIRTLLDLITAREGQTSAAVREVNARFARIRATLNIILEEGRLADVLNLPIEKGFL; the protein is encoded by the coding sequence TCTTTTTGTAATATGCGCCCCCTTTTCCCCTTTGAACGGGAACGCTTATGCAGTCACTCCTGACCTAAAAACAAAACCAGAACTTAATAGCAACACCGTAAAACAAGATCCTTCAAATTCTTTAAATGAACTTTCCACCCAGATTGCTCAAAAAGATTCGGTACCTGCTCAAAAAACGCCCTTAAACGCGCTTTCTCAAATTAATATTGATGAAGAATATATCAGCGCAGACGATATAAACTTTTTTGATACCAATGCGACACCGATTAAAAGGAAATCTACTGCGAATCAAACTGGTCCATCGGTCTCCAATGCAACTCAAACAGAAGCCGCCAAACCAGAGATTACACAGAACGCAACAGCTTCTACGACAGCAGACCCCGCTTCCACGGATAAAGGCGCTGTACTTACGTTACACGAAGCGTGCCGCCTCGCAGTGCTACATCATCCTTTAATAGATAGAGCTTTAGCGACCAGACAGGAAGAAGAAGCCAATTACAATATTTCTAAAAGCGTCTATTATCCACGCATTGATTTTCAGGCTAACCTTGGACCTAAGCATGATCTGAAAACCGATATCACGGAATATGGCGACAGCTCAGTATCCATGACTCAAACCATTTTTAACTTCGGTGGACTGCAAGACGAAGTTGCAAGCGCAAGACTGAAAGCAGACAGCGCAAGATTGCGTTTTGCTAGGACAAATGAGGATATTGCCGCCCTCACCATAAATTCATACCTGACCATTTTACAGGCAAAGCAGCTTTTACGGGTTTATGAAAACTCGCTGCAATTTTACCAAAAACTGCTTGAAACATTTTGGGAAAGATACAACGCGGGTATTTCATCCAAAGCTGATGCTCAAAAAGTTGAAGTATCTCTTAAATCGACTGAGTCACAACTTGTCATTCAAAATGAACAATTCAAGACGGCTAAAGTTCTTCTTGAAAACATAATAAAACAATCGGTCGCAGATATTGAACCGAATGTAAATTTACTCAAAGTGGGAATACTCGGTAATGCTGAAGACTCTTATTCCAGAGCATTAAATTTTAATATAAGCTTAAGAGCAACCCAAGCAGAAATAGAATCTCAGAAAATGGTCATTTCAGCTAAATCAACAGAATACCTTCCATCTCTAGGTTATAAATTACAGGCAAAAAATGAGATGCAACAACACAATGACGACAAAAACTCTTTTGACGCACAACTAACACTGAATTGGAATCTTTTTAACGGATTTGCTACAGACGAAAAGATCAAAAAAGAAGAAGCAATATTAAAAAGATTGGAAGCGACAAAACATACAACCGAACTGGAAATCAAAAACATTTTAGATAATGCATTTAACTCTTACGACTCTTCTGCAAAAGAATACCAGCTTGCAAAGGAAGCTTATGATTCAAGCATTTATTTGATGAGCCTTTACTTAAGCGAATTTGATCTCGGCATACGAACCCTACTGGACCTTATTACGGCAAGAGAAGGACAGACCAGTGCGGCAGTAAGAGAAGTAAACGCGCGATTTGCCAGAATCCGGGCAACTTTAAACATTATTTTAGAAGAAGGACGACTGGCAGACGTTCTTAACTTGCCCATAGAAAAAGGTTTTTTATAA